From Streptomyces yatensis, one genomic window encodes:
- the galK gene encoding galactokinase produces MGVRAAEGESVTDEHGPGRATAGFHEVYGTDPEGVWAAPGRVNLIGEHTDYNDGFVMPLALPHTCLAAATPRTDGVLRLHSGDAPGGIVELRVEELAPVAGGAGGGDRGGWAAYPAGVVWTLREEGLLTGAAGGADLHFESTVPTGAGLSSSAALEVVTATALNDLYGLGITPRRIAQLCQRAENVFVGVPCGIMDQMASACCTEGHALFLDARDLTQRQVPFDLAAEGLRLLVVDTRVKHELGDGAYANRRAACEAAAEALGVPALRDVPFDGLEATLAQLERLGYDATTRRRVRHVVTEDRRVEEVIELLDAGDTRSIGPVLTAGHASCRDDFEISCAELDLVVESANAAGALGARMTGGGFGGSAIVLVAEADAEAVGKAVTEAFGAAGYGAPRIFPAVPSAGARRR; encoded by the coding sequence ATGGGAGTTCGCGCAGCGGAGGGAGAGTCAGTGACGGACGAGCACGGCCCCGGGCGGGCCACGGCGGGGTTCCACGAGGTCTACGGCACCGACCCGGAGGGCGTCTGGGCGGCACCGGGCCGGGTCAATCTGATCGGTGAGCACACCGACTACAACGACGGCTTCGTCATGCCGCTCGCCCTGCCCCACACCTGCCTGGCCGCCGCCACCCCGCGCACCGACGGGGTGCTGCGGCTCCACTCGGGCGACGCCCCGGGCGGCATCGTCGAGCTGCGGGTCGAGGAGCTGGCGCCGGTCGCGGGCGGGGCCGGCGGCGGCGACCGCGGCGGCTGGGCGGCCTATCCGGCCGGAGTGGTCTGGACGCTGCGCGAGGAGGGGCTGCTGACGGGCGCGGCCGGTGGGGCGGACCTGCACTTCGAGTCCACCGTGCCCACCGGCGCCGGGCTGTCCTCGTCCGCCGCGCTGGAGGTGGTCACGGCCACCGCGCTGAACGACCTGTACGGACTGGGGATCACCCCGCGGCGCATCGCCCAGCTGTGCCAGCGCGCGGAGAACGTCTTCGTGGGCGTGCCCTGCGGGATCATGGACCAGATGGCGTCCGCGTGCTGCACCGAGGGGCACGCGCTGTTCCTGGACGCCCGTGATCTCACCCAGCGCCAGGTGCCGTTCGACCTGGCGGCCGAGGGGCTGCGGCTGCTGGTGGTGGACACCCGCGTCAAGCACGAACTGGGCGACGGCGCCTACGCGAACCGGCGGGCCGCCTGCGAGGCGGCCGCCGAGGCGCTCGGGGTGCCGGCACTGCGCGATGTGCCCTTCGACGGGCTGGAGGCGACGCTCGCCCAGCTGGAGCGGCTGGGCTACGACGCGACCACCCGGCGGCGGGTGCGCCATGTGGTGACCGAGGACCGCAGGGTGGAGGAGGTCATCGAGCTGCTCGACGCGGGGGACACGCGGTCCATCGGACCGGTGCTGACCGCCGGGCACGCCTCCTGCCGCGACGACTTCGAGATCTCCTGCGCCGAGCTCGACCTCGTCGTGGAGTCGGCGAACGCGGCGGGGGCGCTGGGGGCGCGGATGACCGGCGGCGGCTTCGGCGGCTCGGCCATCGTGCTGGTGGCGGAGGCGGACGCGGAGGCGGTGGGCAAGGCGGTGACCGAGGCGTTCGGCGCGGCCGGTTACGGTGCTCCGCGGATCTTCCCGGCGGTGCCCAGCGCGGGGGCGCGACGGCGGTAG
- a CDS encoding response regulator transcription factor, giving the protein MARIRVLVVDDHRIFAESLAAALAAEQDVDVAAAGSGPAALRCLERAAAEGRRFDILLVDADLGTAAEGAGPPLPVPAEVAYGAANGTPHNGVHAGPHGAPHGGPARVVNGRAADGIWLVGAVRSTQPGVRTVVLAERDDPRRAAVALQAGASGWVAKDCSLVRLLAVIRGVLREETHLPPALLTGVLRELTAARKHRTESERLVESLTPREREVLRCMVAGLGRKAVAERLFLSPHTVRTHMQNVLGKLGVHSTLAAVALARRAGVGPVDLAGEIVERGGQLA; this is encoded by the coding sequence GTGGCACGTATTCGGGTTCTCGTGGTTGACGACCATCGTATTTTCGCCGAGTCACTGGCCGCCGCCCTCGCGGCGGAACAGGACGTGGACGTGGCGGCGGCCGGCAGCGGCCCGGCGGCGCTGCGCTGTCTGGAGCGCGCCGCGGCGGAGGGGCGCCGCTTCGACATCCTGCTGGTCGACGCCGATCTGGGCACCGCCGCCGAGGGTGCGGGCCCACCGCTCCCGGTGCCGGCCGAGGTGGCCTACGGCGCGGCGAACGGCACGCCGCACAACGGCGTCCACGCCGGGCCGCACGGCGCTCCGCACGGCGGCCCCGCCCGGGTGGTGAACGGCCGGGCGGCCGACGGCATATGGCTCGTCGGCGCGGTCCGCTCCACCCAGCCGGGGGTGCGCACCGTGGTGCTGGCCGAGCGCGACGATCCGCGCCGCGCGGCGGTGGCACTGCAGGCCGGGGCGTCCGGCTGGGTCGCCAAGGACTGCTCGCTGGTCCGGCTGCTCGCGGTCATCCGGGGAGTGCTCCGGGAGGAGACCCATCTGCCGCCCGCGCTGCTCACCGGCGTCCTGCGGGAGTTGACGGCCGCCCGTAAGCACCGCACCGAAAGCGAGCGGCTGGTCGAGTCGCTGACGCCGCGTGAGCGGGAGGTGCTGCGCTGCATGGTGGCCGGGCTCGGCCGCAAGGCGGTGGCCGAGCGGCTCTTCCTCTCCCCGCACACCGTCCGCACCCATATGCAGAATGTGCTGGGCAAGCTCGGCGTGCACTCCACGCTGGCCGCCGTGGCACTGGCCCGGCGCGCCGGGGTGGGCCCGGTCGACCTAGCCGGGGAGATTGTCGAACGGGGCGGTCAACTGGCGTAG
- a CDS encoding MarR family winged helix-turn-helix transcriptional regulator — protein sequence MEDEVDRLVAAWRRERPDLDVEPLEVLSRVSRLARHLDRARRIAFAEHNLEPWEFDVLTSLRRAGPPYQLSPGQLLTQTLVTSGTMTNRIDRLAKKGLVERGPDPSDRRGVLVRLTAEGRDRADQALAGLLDHEHAILAELSQAQRAELAALLRQLTAPFDNLPG from the coding sequence ATGGAGGACGAGGTCGATCGGCTGGTCGCGGCGTGGCGGCGGGAACGCCCCGACCTCGATGTGGAACCGCTGGAAGTGCTCAGCCGGGTCAGCCGGCTCGCCCGCCATCTGGACCGGGCGCGGCGGATCGCCTTCGCCGAGCACAATCTGGAGCCCTGGGAGTTCGATGTCCTGACCTCGCTGCGCCGGGCCGGGCCCCCGTATCAGCTCTCCCCCGGGCAGCTGCTGACCCAGACTCTGGTCACCTCGGGCACCATGACCAACCGCATCGACCGGCTCGCCAAGAAGGGGCTGGTCGAGCGGGGGCCCGACCCGAGTGACCGGCGCGGTGTGCTGGTCCGGCTGACCGCCGAGGGGCGTGACCGCGCCGATCAGGCACTGGCCGGGCTGCTGGACCATGAGCACGCCATTCTGGCCGAGCTCTCCCAGGCCCAGCGCGCCGAGCTGGCCGCGCTGCTACGCCAGTTGACCGCCCCGTTCGACAATCTCCCCGGCTAG
- the galE gene encoding UDP-glucose 4-epimerase GalE, which produces MSNAQQKKYLVTGGAGYVGSVVAAHLLEAGHRVTVLDDLSTGHREGVPEGAEFIEGRIQDAGKWLDPTFDGVLHFAAFSQVGESVVNPEKYWVNNVGGTTELLAAMRDAGVRTLVFSSTAATYGEPDQVPITEDLPTAPTNPYGASKLAVDHMISGECAAHGLAAVSLRYFNVAGAYGAYGERHDPESHLIPLVLQVAQGRREAISVFGEDYPTPDGTCVRDYIHVADLADAHLLALGAASAGEHLICNLGNGNGFSVREVIETVRQVTGHPIPEIAAPRRGGDPAVLVASAERAKERLGWRPTRADLAGIVADAWEFAQRRESQ; this is translated from the coding sequence GTGAGCAATGCGCAGCAGAAGAAGTACCTGGTCACCGGCGGCGCCGGCTATGTCGGCAGCGTGGTCGCGGCGCATCTGCTCGAAGCCGGTCACCGGGTGACGGTGCTGGACGACCTGTCCACCGGGCACCGGGAGGGGGTCCCCGAGGGCGCGGAGTTCATCGAGGGCCGCATCCAGGACGCCGGCAAGTGGCTCGACCCCACCTTCGACGGCGTGCTGCACTTCGCCGCGTTCTCCCAGGTCGGCGAGTCCGTCGTCAACCCCGAGAAGTACTGGGTCAACAATGTGGGCGGCACCACCGAGCTGCTCGCCGCGATGCGGGACGCAGGCGTGCGCACCCTCGTCTTCTCCTCCACCGCCGCCACCTACGGCGAGCCCGACCAGGTCCCGATCACCGAGGACCTGCCGACCGCGCCCACCAACCCCTACGGCGCCAGCAAGCTCGCCGTCGACCACATGATCAGCGGCGAATGCGCCGCCCACGGGCTGGCCGCGGTCTCCCTGCGCTACTTCAACGTCGCGGGCGCCTACGGGGCCTACGGCGAGCGCCATGACCCCGAGTCCCACCTCATCCCCCTGGTGCTCCAGGTCGCCCAGGGCCGGCGCGAGGCCATCTCGGTCTTCGGCGAGGACTACCCCACCCCCGACGGCACCTGCGTCCGCGACTACATCCACGTCGCCGACCTCGCCGACGCCCATCTGCTCGCCCTCGGCGCGGCCTCCGCCGGCGAGCACCTGATCTGCAACCTCGGCAACGGCAACGGCTTCTCCGTCCGCGAGGTCATCGAGACGGTGCGCCAGGTCACCGGCCACCCCATCCCGGAGATCGCCGCCCCGCGCCGCGGCGGCGACCCGGCGGTCCTGGTGGCCTCCGCCGAGCGCGCCAAGGAGCGCCTGGGCTGGCGCCCGACCCGCGCCGACCTGGCCGGAATCGTCGCGGACGCATGGGAGTTCGCGCAGCGGAGGGAGAGTCAGTGA
- a CDS encoding trans-aconitate 2-methyltransferase produces the protein MTTAPNWDPRQYLRHAGHRTRPFQDLLARVPELPTGPGSGPGSGPGRPPRIADLGCGPGNVTVLLFDRWPDAHVTGLDNSAEMLAEAQPLAGPTTGGGRLDLRQTDVRDWAPDEPYDLIVSNAALQWIPGHPDSFGTWLAGLRPGGTFAFQVPGNFTAPSHTLLRDLCDAPEWRDRLADRLRDPASVLEPTEYLERLAALGCEVDAWETTYVQVLTGPDPVLDWVKGTALRPVLTALADDPPARDRFLAAYAAQLRDAYPSGPHGTAFPFRRIFVVARTAQR, from the coding sequence ATGACCACCGCGCCCAACTGGGATCCCCGGCAGTACCTGCGCCACGCCGGCCACCGCACCCGCCCCTTCCAGGACCTGCTGGCCCGCGTCCCCGAACTGCCCACCGGCCCCGGCTCCGGCCCCGGCTCCGGCCCCGGCCGCCCGCCCCGCATCGCCGACCTCGGCTGCGGCCCCGGCAACGTCACCGTCCTGCTCTTCGACCGCTGGCCCGACGCCCACGTCACCGGCCTGGACAACTCCGCCGAGATGCTCGCCGAGGCCCAGCCCCTCGCGGGCCCCACCACCGGCGGCGGCCGCCTCGACCTGCGCCAGACCGATGTACGGGACTGGGCGCCGGACGAGCCCTACGACCTGATCGTCTCCAACGCCGCCCTCCAGTGGATCCCCGGCCACCCCGACTCCTTCGGCACCTGGCTGGCCGGACTGCGCCCCGGCGGCACCTTCGCCTTCCAGGTCCCCGGCAACTTCACCGCCCCCAGCCACACCCTGCTGCGCGACCTGTGCGACGCCCCCGAATGGCGCGACCGCCTCGCCGACCGCCTCCGCGACCCCGCCTCCGTCCTGGAGCCGACCGAGTACCTGGAGCGCCTGGCCGCCCTCGGCTGCGAGGTCGACGCCTGGGAGACCACCTATGTGCAGGTCCTGACCGGCCCCGACCCCGTCCTCGACTGGGTCAAGGGCACCGCCCTGCGCCCGGTCCTGACCGCCCTCGCCGACGACCCGCCCGCCCGCGACCGCTTCCTCGCCGCCTACGCCGCCCAACTCCGCGACGCCTACCCCTCCGGCCCTCACGGCACGGCCTTCCCGTTCCGCCGCATCTTCGTCGTGGCCCGGACGGCCCAGCGGTGA